The sequence TCTTAAAAGCTGCACTTTGTTTCAATATTGATCCTGTGGCTTGGAAGTCCCTGAGTAACTCTGCTGCAGGTTTTGGATACCAGGTGGTACAAAGACAATCAGAGTAAGTGTGGTTGATCATGGGTCTACAGTAACTGTATCTGCTGTGTGAAATATATAGTTAGATTGAATGCTGGCATACACAGGTCTGGCCTTAGTCTTCTGTCAGAAAAACTGCGGCAATCCAGGAGTTCAGTCAACGATCTTTAATAATGTCCCACATGAGTAAAAGCAGATGTGTACACTGAGTGCTGTATCCAGTATGGATAAACAGCCAATCATCAAGTTTTGAAGTTGTGGTTATCTGAAGGAACATAagcaacaacaaatatataattGGGTTCAAACTGTTCTGgataatcaagaaaataactacCATAATAGCTTACTCTGCTGCAAACAGTCAGCTTCACCATTGTATAAGCAGTACTCGAAATGACCACAAGGGGTCTCTCTCGACCGCAACTAGGGATTTACAGCACACTGTTGTATATCGACGCTGAGAGCAGCATAAAGGGAATGCACAACAAGCGACGTTTACATTGAACATTTACTTTACTGGCTAGTCACACCACCTATTTGTGACAATCTACTTGAAATTACATTCAGAACAGAGAATATAAGTTCTTAACTAGAGATCTTAAAACACTAATACTACTGAAACAGTCTATTAATGAACCGTATATATTTGTAAGCTATTttttaaccagtctgatattaACATAATTATCAATAATGTGTAGTGATGCATAAGTTAACACTTACAGTTTAATTCAGGCACAATAGAGAAATCACTGATGACTGTTTAGCACACATTCACTCAAACTTTCTCAGGAACGACGGCTGAATTTGTGAGTTGAACATGTCAAGTGACGTTACAGTCCTTTGGGTCCGTTTGATAATCGTGCCTAGACTGCCCGATGGTGAGGAAGAGCAGGGAAATTTGCACATGCTGCTTCAGATTTGCTATGATAGGGTTTTTTCCAGCCCGCATCTCTGTCATATGCCAGTTTCACAGTAATGAAGTCATAAGCATGCAGCATTGCTTAATAGCAAAAATGTGGGATTTATTTAGCTACACTGTACTCCCTGAACAGGCGCTCTCACCTGATTGTTGGGTTTTATTTCCTCAGTTTGCTGGTCAGTGCCCCCCTTGCACAATATTCAGAGAGTCAGAGAGGGAAAATATTTAAGTGCTCCACCGAATCCTGCAGGGAAGTATCAGTACGAGGTAAACAACTACTcatttcaaaatgctttatTGATTCTTTAGCTTTTGTCATCTGATAAATATTGTTTCAGGGGATTTGTAAGACAGATACTGAGGCATCTTTCTTTATCCTTACTGGCTTACTTGCCAACtgactgaataaaataaagttattttactTGTTCCCATAACAgttccttttgtttttaaaaatttttggACTCAATAATTgacaaaatgacttgttaagaTGGAGATTGTATTCCATTTTGTTGGAAATTGGTTATATAAGTATAAAATATGCAAAGTTGTGAGACACTGCTGTACAGTCTTGACTGGGTAATGTTGTAATAGTTATCAGATCATCAGATCAGATAGGGAAATATTTTACTAGTGGTGGCTGTGGTTTGGTCACTTAGAATGTAGTTGCTTTGTATCTTGATGATTTTAACATAACTGATGGCTGATGTTTTTATGCAGTGCCAGAATTTGCAGTCAACATGTCCCTTGGTTTGACAATGACAAGTGATCCCACCACAAAAAACACTCTGGTAAGTTGGTAAAGTGCAAAGATTTACATGTCATTGATGATAAAAATGCAGAGGTTTGTATCTTTACCAAATCCATTTTTTTCAgcttgaaaacagaaaagagaacaGTAAAATAATCATCTATTAATCAGGACTTGGCCTTATCTCTTTTCAGGCATGTGGTCCGACCATCCCAAAGGACTGCAAAAGTATCACGCTGTATAGTGGTGTGTGCTTGCAGTTATCCAGTTATGATCATGTTGAATACTCTGTGCCTTCTTCTTCTGAAGGTACACAggttgagttttttttacaatctcaAAGTTAGTGATAAAAAAGGTCTAGTAATATTTGAGCACCACTGCACACACTTATCACTTCATACACACAACGCAACATGCATATTGGTAGAAATCTGAGCATTGGATTATTTGTATTATACTGCTTCACATTGCCAAGAGGCTTTTCTGGAGTGATCAGCACAACAGTATGCCTGAGCACTGgaacaagcagacagacaataTAGCAATGTGTAATGTTCACAACAGGAtgacataaatgttttaaatcgCTGTGCTTAAGAGGAAACTGTATATAATTATCCAGATGTATTTCTCCTTTTTGACAGAGTGTCGAACCCAAGCAGAAATTGCATTTCTGTTGGATGGCTCAGGTAGCGTACATTCACAGGATTTTGATAGAATGAAGACTTTTGTGAAAAATCTGGTCAGATCATTCCAGGGACAGGATACAAAGGTAGGATTGTACTCAAAATATACCTCAGCCCTCCATGTAACTTGTTTGATTATTTGACTGTTGAATACATATCTCCATTTATATCCATACATATTcccattttttcttcttttttccagtTTGCCATTGCCCAGTTCTCCACAAATCCCACCATCCATTACTACTTTGACACTTTTGATACTAATAACTGGAATTCTCAAATTGATGGAATAACACAGAGACGTGGAACCACTTACACAGCTAAAGCCATCAAACACGTTGTGTAAGTGCCTTCATGATGCTAATGTGTGACACCATCCTCAGAAGttaacaatgtgtttttctttgattttagAGTTTTCCTATCGTGTTATGATATGTTGTTCATATTGATTTTCAGCAGTCATGCCAAGTTTGATACAAATCAGCAGCATTACATCTAAACTGGCTTTCAAaactttttcaaaacatttctatAAATATAGACTCCAAAATCTACTGTTACCAATTTAATTATAACACAACATATAATGGTGTAATTTAAAATCAGCTCAACACattatacagaaaaataattttttagaAGTACAGTACTTACAGTACTTAAAGTACATCTCACACCACTCACTATTATATTTATTGGTTAATCTGGGAAATATTAAATTGGGGTTTGGACACCTGAGGGGTTCTTTTGCCTGCACACTGTTGAGCGGCAACAAGACAGCAATTAAATGGCACAACTAGTGGTATTAAGCCATgagagttttggttttatttgcctaGGTTCTGATATTTCTGCCTCAATGGAGAGTGTATgggattttgttttctgtgctcATAGCactaaaaagttaaaaattcaccagcaacatgttttcagaaacaatgtccATGTCACTCAGAAATCTCAGAGAGACATCTCAAAGCttgtacaaataaaaccaaaactatttgcATGGCTTGATGCTACTGAGGTAAGTGAcaaccttttattttttaacctataaagacatttaattttctttcattaaaaatgtaccaCAAGAACATGTATTAAAAGtagatttttcttttgacaGCAACTATGTCTTCTCGGCAAGCAGAGGCTCCAGGTCAGATGTGAAGAAGATTTTAATAGTCATTACAGATGGAGAATCTCATGACCGGAATGATTTGCAAAATGCAGTAAAttcagctgaaaagaaaaagattgttCGATTTGCTATTGGGGTAAGTTGCATTTCTactgtataaatatgtgttgtgttaacatgttaaaaagttAAAGCACATCTGACTAACACATCACATACAGCTCAGGTGACAGCAGCTACCTATAAtctgaaatgtcacaaaatgttatttgtccacattaaaggcacaatctttctttttttgatcaTATAAATTCAAATTGTACTCTCAACCATAATTTAGGAGTTTCAGGTAGAGCTGGAAAATTGCCTTTTGTGTTTctgaaaaatgataataatcCAAAATAGTTATATACTTTCTACACTCCAAAATTTACAGGCATTGACAAACAAACCTTTAGCAGTACTGAAAAAACACGATTTAATGCTGCATGCTTGAGAGACGTTGATCAATTTGAGCGTCAGTAATATAAATGGAGCcaatattttacttttgtgcATACAAATCGATTTTGTTGTACAGTACAACAcctcaaacatgttttctcaaCATCCCTAGGTGGGGGGTGCATTTACAAAATACACAGCAAAACATGAACTGGACACCATTGCCTCTAAACCCTCAGCAAATCACGTGTTTCAAGTATCAAACTTTGACGCTCTTGAACAAATACGGCAGAATTTGCAGGACAAAATCTTCTCTATTGAAGGTACATATGTAACCTTATCATGACAGCTTtacatcttttttgtgtttcattgtgaTATTGTTATAGTTCCAAAGTAAACAATTATTATGTCATTTATTACGAAGTGTCATTTTAAACTTAACTTCCAGTCATCAGAAGTGACATGGACAATATTAGAAAATATAGACTTActgttttaacaaaaaaatacataaatatcttggcAAATACTTAAGAATTACAACTCAGAGCTACAATCAAATTTCAAATCTGTATACTAACTCATCTCATTTATGTTGCTGTTACAGGATCTCAAACTGGTGGAGAGTcactgaaaatggaaatggcTCAAATGGGATTCAGTGCAGCTTATGTGCCTGGGGTAATTAAAAACACCAGACAGTCACTGGACAGTATAGTCTTagaaacacagacacccacagatgcacacacacacacacacacacacacacacacacacacacacacacacacacacacacacacacacacacacacacatgcacacacacacacacacacacacgtctgtgtGTCACTCCTTGGTGCTGAAAAGCATATAGCTATATAAGGTCCAGATGATGAATGTATGATGCATTTAGCCTTTTCCTTGGCTGATGTTTTGtgccaaacacattttctataCATTTCTGTCTAAATTGCAGGGGATTCAGATGGGTATTGTTGGTGCCAACCAGTGGAAGGGAGGCTACCAGCAATACACAAGCACAGGCCAGAAGAGGATCTCCTATGAGCCTTCAAATATGGAACCTGACAGTTATCTGGGTAAGAatattacagtacatacaatGGTGTATTTACACTGCTGTACTGCAATCCTTCTTCCCATCTTTTGAAAACACAAggaacaggaaaaacacaaatgaggACTAAGGAGTGAAAACTATGATTCAAAGTTATGCAAAAGCCAGTAAGATATCAACAAATCCTGAAGACGCTTGTATAGATATTgtgatgattttaaaatgtgttcaggGAAGACCAAAGTGAAGGCTCCTCATGGTCCCCAGATTTAAATGCacacaagaaaagcaaagaatATTCTGAACTAGAAGCATCCTGCAAGGAAAAGTGTGTAGGGGGTGACCCAAAGCaagttttttaatgttaaatcaaacaaagaacaaataatGCTTATTTGTAATTAATAGCTTGctgaaatgtgtaattttaaagATTGTTCCCAGCAAAGATAATGATGATGTTAGGTAATTAACACTTAAAAAATCAGTAAAAGATACAGTTTGTCCTTAGTTGGCCAAACCTTTGTATACTAATAAGCTTGACTCTTTAATTCTAGGTTACTCCATGGCAGTCGCCAAAACGCGGTTGGGCACACTGACAATTGTTGGTGCTCCAAGATATCAACACAGAGGAGTTGTGATTTCAGTTAATGAAAACAGTCGTAACCAAACAATTGATCCCTTTGCTTGGcaggtgtgtgttcatgatTAAGACAATGTAaagaattaattttttttaatcttaaattaaaggttgttgttttctcactttactaattgttttttgttgcttaCACAGTTTCAGATTGGTGAATATTTTGGTGCAGTGGTTTGCGCCATGCATGTGGATCGTGACACGTACACTGACCTAGTCCTCATATCTGCCCCTATGTACATAGACAGTGATAGAGAGGGACGAGTTTATGTTTGCAGCTTATCAAATGAGGTAAATGACAGTTTTATCCAGAATCTATTGGATTTTTTCAATGAGAATTCAAACATCGACTCTCATCCTTTTTTCCTATTTCCACCAGAGAGTTGAGTGTCGCTTCAATAATCCATTAGTACTGAGAGGGGATGCATCTGACCAAGGAAGGTTTGGGTCTTCTCTCGCTGTATTGCCTGACCTTAACAGTGATGGTCTCAATGATTTGGCAGTTGGAGCACCTTTGGAGAATGGTGGTCAAGGTAGCATCTACATCTTCCACGGtgaaacaggaggaggaagaattCATTCTACTTACTCACAGGTGAGCGAGAACAAAGAAGCAACAAGAGGATTCGAATGATATGTATGGCCTTTTGTTTGCCactgtatttaatatataatctagacaaaatgtatttttgattgattcaaatattttcatttatgtaGAGAATCGCTTCCTCTGAAGTCCAGCCAGGTTTGAAGTTCTTTGGCATGTCGATCAGTCAGCCGTCTTTTG is a genomic window of Thunnus maccoyii chromosome 20, fThuMac1.1, whole genome shotgun sequence containing:
- the LOC121886942 gene encoding integrin alpha-M-like — encoded protein: MDWIISTTLFLSVLKAALCFNIDPVAWKSLSNSAAGFGYQVVQRQSDLLVSAPLAQYSESQRGKIFKCSTESCREVSVRVPEFAVNMSLGLTMTSDPTTKNTLACGPTIPKDCKSITLYSGVCLQLSSYDHVEYSVPSSSEECRTQAEIAFLLDGSGSVHSQDFDRMKTFVKNLVRSFQGQDTKFAIAQFSTNPTIHYYFDTFDTNNWNSQIDGITQRRGTTYTAKAIKHVVNYVFSASRGSRSDVKKILIVITDGESHDRNDLQNAVNSAEKKKIVRFAIGVGGAFTKYTAKHELDTIASKPSANHVFQVSNFDALEQIRQNLQDKIFSIEGSQTGGESLKMEMAQMGFSAAYVPGGIQMGIVGANQWKGGYQQYTSTGQKRISYEPSNMEPDSYLGYSMAVAKTRLGTLTIVGAPRYQHRGVVISVNENSRNQTIDPFAWQFQIGEYFGAVVCAMHVDRDTYTDLVLISAPMYIDSDREGRVYVCSLSNERVECRFNNPLVLRGDASDQGRFGSSLAVLPDLNSDGLNDLAVGAPLENGGQGSIYIFHGETGGGRIHSTYSQRIASSEVQPGLKFFGMSISQPSFDLSNDNLPDLAVGSKGTVVLLRSKPIVMVDAAVTFNPNKIQTQNSDCSKPLDNTARICFTMTGHSTVDKARATINYTLTLDATRKVPNNRAYITEKQREESGSITLGLEKQCFSVSFHIEACPEDALNPLNNELRFTFDGLPSDKNLKPSLAQQAQTTTFHPLPFEINCGNDNNCIDNLKVDFNFTSSSEVKVGIDELLEVTVSVENREENSYNSHVILTYPPGLSYRKVTGLQGRIECNSLDSGADLSQGKTDCTIDKPIFKSNAKALFIVSYGIESNSQLDRKLFITANATSGNEHSKSSELYKMRGIDVKYSIFMTIESSLSYSNFTYGKSNLQKPVQQSIKVVNDIRALNFTVVIRVPVKLGDKDIWVDSSSLQIPGCQRDKDEKPTVTNFVAQIQKNKSVDCSVASCRVFKCNRFMGTLEGKKYTISANLSSEWIKQIGLDSAKFLLTSTASLEYDRNQYIFFSVRSNNNPPIHKIVAEVEVYPEPDFTKEIVGGSLGGLALLALLTAGLYKAGFFKSKYKEMINEEQTADQGVEGGAPTPE